The Flavobacterium sp. M31R6 nucleotide sequence ACTTCTGTTGGTGTAAGTACATTCTCGGTAGGGTTTGCCAATGCATACATACTTCCTACTATAATTCCAGAAACTGATAATGGTAATGTTCTTAATCTTGCTGCTTCAATCCAGTGTTTCATATTTTTTGTTTAAAGTTTAAAGTCTCCTATTTTCAAGCTTCAAACATGAAACCTGAAACTTGAAACTATTTTTTACATCCAATTACTATCGGAAGTTTCCATTTCGTACAACCAAAGATTAACGTATTGTTTTATAGCTGTAAAATTACCCAATTGAAAACTAATATTCCCTCCAGCAGTATGCAAAGTTAATGATCCAATATTGATATTTTTATGCCAAAATAGTTGAGAAGTTGTAATCGCCTGAATTTTACTGGGTAAAATAATTTTGTTCGTAACATCCCAAGCACCACTCTGCAAGATTATGAAGTCATTGTTTATGTAGAGTCGGTTGTTTTTGAATATATAAAATTGAATAATTCCAACAAAAATAACATACAACAATACTAAATAATCACTCATGGGCAATTGTTCCATTATGAAATCTCTAATAAAATAGAACCCTAATAATGGCAATCCAATTGTTAGAAAAACAGAAAAACCGAGTTTTCTAAAATTAGGCTTTAACATTACTCCCTTTTCAGGAATTTTTTTAAATAACAGTTTCAGAATTCCCTCTTTTTCTAATTCGTTACAACCTGGAATTTCGATAAGCTGTTTATTGCCTTCTTTTTCTCCACCAGTTGCCTGTTTTATTTTTAGCTGTAAAACATTCATTTTCTTTTGGAAAAAATTCTGTGTAACACTTGTAATTTGAACTTTCTCTGGCTTTATAATAGTACTTTTAGTATTCAACAAACCATAAGACAGTAACAAAGAGCCTTTTTGTCTTGCAATTTTATAATCAAAGTAAGTAAAAATAGTTCTTACCAAATTAATGACAATTACCGTCAAAAAGAAAACGATAAATAATGTTAAAAATGCTGTCGCAATCTGGCTTCTGTCTACGTAATCCTCAATATTTTGATCATTTAAAACATCTCTTCCTGTAATTTGTTTAATATGATCATAGAGCGAAATAAAAAAAGCCAACAAAACAAAAAAACTTTTTACATAATTTGAGGTAATTCCAATTTTCAATAAACTCAAAAAACTGATCCTTATAAACGGAATTTCAACATCGCTTCTTTTCTCAATTGAAATTTCATCTGAAGCGGTGATGTCATCATGAAAAACCAAAGCCTTTTTACTCTCATTTTCCAATAACCGAGTTTTTAGGTCCAATGCCAAAGCGTGCGAAATTGCCTTGATACTTCCCTCTTTTTTATTAGAACCTGCCGTATCGACAACCAATTCATAGACACCTACTAATCTTTGGATTAAAGACTGATTGATATTTACTTGCTGAATTTTATAAAGCTGGATAGTTGTTATAGTTTTATTTAAAATACCCTCAGTTATAATAAACTCATTATTTTCGTGATCGATATAAAATGTGAAGTTCAAGTATCTTAAATAGGATATAATTCCCATAATAGAAAAAAAAGCCAAAACAATCAATACACCTATTAATACATTTAATTTATCAAACTCATTAAATTTAAGGATACAAATTACCAATAAAGGCCAAAATGCTTTTGCATAACCCTGAATAGAATAAATGAACATTACAAAAATCCCCACAATGGACTGTCGCTGAGGCTTACCGAAATCCTCCTCCATCACAATTGTTTTTGAATTTTACCCATCAAAAGCTGCTTGATATTTTCGGCCTGTTCTTTGGCAATTCCAGGAATTTCAATATCACTGGAGCTACCACCAGCAGTAAAAATTTCTATTTTGGCCAAACCAAAAAATCGGGATAATAACCCTTCATGTAAAGCTACATGTTGCACTCTGTTATATGGAATTACAAGAGTATTCGTCGCAATTATTCCATGTCTGAACAACACATCATGATTACGAAATGCAAAACCTTTTTTCTTGAAACCCAATCTGCAAAAGAAAAGCACAATTAGCAACAAAACAACATAAGCTATACTCAATTCCGTAATAAACACGGCTAATTCCTCATTAAAATATAATGCAAGTCCTAAACCAATTCCAGTAATCAAAAAGAAAACCGATAGGCTTATCAAAATAACTTTCCAATAATTGGGATGCAAAACAGAGAATTCAACTTCCTCATATTTTGGAAGTTGCGTAGTATCGATAGTTTCGTTTGTAAAATCTTCCATTTATAACTTTTGTTTCAGATTTCAAGTTTCAGGTTTCAGCACAAATGTGAAACTTAAAACCTGAAACTTTTAAACCTTTAAACTTTTCTTATGGCAGCCATTTTTTTTCAAAATTCGGTTTACGCTTTTCAAGAAATGCATTTCTACCTTCTTTGGCCTCTTCGGTCATATAAGCCAATCTTGTTGCTTCTCCCGCAAACACCTGTTGCCCCACCATACCGTCATCAGTAAGATTCATGGCAAATTTAAGCATTTTGATAGCCATAGGAGATTTTCCTAAAACTTCTTGAGCCCATTGGTAAGCAGTGTCTTCTAATTCCGCGTGTGGAATAACGGCATTAACCATACCCATTTCAAAAGCCTCTTGAGCCGAATAATTACGCCCTAAAAAGAAAATCTCACGTGCTTTTTTCTGCCCGACCATTTTGGCAAGATAAGCTGAACCGTATCCTCCATCAAAACTGGTTACATCGGCATCAGTTTGTTTAAAAATAGCATGTTCTTTACTAGCCAAAGTCATATCGCAAACCACATGCAAACTGTGTCCACCGCCAACTGCCCAACCCGGAACAACAGCTATAACCACTTTTGGCATAAAGCGTATTAATCGTTGCACCTCAAGAATATTCAAACGATGTTGTCCATCATCTCCCACATAACCTTGATGTCCACGGGCATTTTGATCTCCTCCACTACAAAAAGAATACACCCCGTCTTTAGAAGAAGGTCCTTCAGCAGAAAGCAAAACCACACCTATAGATGTGTCTTCTTGCGCATCATAAAAAGCTTGGTATAATTCAGATGTTGTTTTTGGTCTAAATGCATTGCGCACATCAGGTCTGTTAAATGCAATTCTAGCAACACCATTACATTTTTTATAGGTTATATCTTCAAATTCTTTGGCGGTAATCCAATCCATTCTATTAACTTTTAAATTATTTTACTGTAAAAATAAACCATTTTTTTACATTTTTAAAGCATAAAATATTTTAAAACTACATTACAGCCAATAAATAAAATTCAAAATAAGCATATTTATCTATTGATGCAAGAAATTAGGGCGAGACCCCATTTTTGGAAAGAGCCATATAAAGACAGCCTATAATCTAAATCAACAACTCCGAGGGATTTACAATAAAAATAATGATAAGCATATTGCCATGACCAAACTAGCTCATTGGTATAGAAACGTAGAAGAATCAGGCTTTAAAAACTTTAATATTCTACTCAATACCATAACTTTAAATTACAAATCAATCTTAAACTATTTTGATAACAGAAGTACGAATGCTTCTACCGAATCTTTCAATGCAAAAATAAAAGCTTTTAGAAGTCAATTTAGAGGAGTGAGAAATATAGATTTTTTCTTGTTCAGATTATCGAATCTTTTTGCATAATCCCCAACTTTTGCACCTGATCCCCTAAAACTTTTATAAAAGAAAAAACCCCGTTTCTTTCGAAACGGGGTTTTGTAAAAAAAGGCAGCGACATACTCTCCCACATAACTGCAGTACCATCTGCGCAGGCGGGCTTAACTACTCTGTTCGGGATGGGAAGAGGTGAGCCCCGCCGCAATAACCACCTTAAGTCGTTAGTTGCTTTGGACAACTTTTTTAATTAATAATTAGCTTCGCTCCGTTCGGCTTTCGCCTCGGGTGATCATTAACCATTAATAATTAAAATAATATCTTAACATACTGAGATAAAGAACATAAAAAGTATTAGAAAGTTTCTCCCCCCGACTTGCATCGGGGGAAAAGGTGTACATAAGCTTACGGGTTATTAGTACTACTCGACTATGACATTACTGCCTTTACATCTATAGCCTATCAACGTGGTCATCTCCCACGACCCTTAAAAGAAATCTCATCTTGTGGTGGGTTTCGCGCTTATATGCTTTCAGCGCTTATCCCTTCCCAACGTAGCTACTCTGCGGTGCCCCTGGCGGGACAACAGATACACTAGAGGTTAGTCCAATTCGGTCCTCTCGTACTAGAATCAGATCCACTCAAATTTCTTGCGCCCACAGTAGATAGAGACCGAACTGTCTCACGACGTTCTGAACCCAGCTCGCGTGCCACTTTAATGGGCGAACAGCCCAACCCTTGGGACCTTCTCCAGCCCCAGGATGTGACGAGCCGACATCGAGGTGCCAAACCCCCCCGTCGATATGAGCTCTTGGGGGAGATCAGCCTGTTATCCCCGGCGTACCTTTTATCCTTTGAGCGATGGCCCTTCCATGCGGAACCACCGGATCACTATGCTCTACTTTCGTACCTGATCGACCTGTATGTCTCTCAGTCAAGCTCCCTTATGCCATTGCACTCTACGCACGGTTACCAAGCGTACTGAGGGAACCTTTAGAAGCCTCCGTTACTCTTTTGGAGGCGACCACCCCAGTCAAACTACCCACCAAGCAATGTCCCCCGAATTTCGGGGTTAGGCCTCAGATAAACAAAGGGTTGTATTTCAACAATGACTCCACAACGCCTGGCGACGCCACTTCACAGTCTCCAACCTATCCTACACATCATTTATCCAAGGTCAATACTAAGCTATAGTAAAGGTGCACAGGGTCTTTTCGTCCCACTGCGGGTAAACGGCATCTTCACCGTTACTACAATTTCACCGAGCTCATGGCTGAGACAGTGTCCAGATCGTTACACCATTCGTGCAGGTCGGAACTTACCCGACAAGGAATTTCGCTACCTTAGGACCGTTATAGTTACGGCCGCCGTTTACTGGGGCTTCAATTCAATGCTTCTCCGAAGATAACATCTCCTCTTAACCTTCCAGCACCGGGCAGGTGTCAGGCCCTATACTTCATCTTACGATTTTGCAGAGCCCTGTGTTTTTGATAAACAGTCGCCTGGACCTCTTCACTGCGGCCTCTGATTACTCAGAGGCGACCCTTCTCCCGAAGTTACGGGTCTATTTTGCCTAATTCCTTAGCCATGAATCTCTCGAGCACCTTAGGATTCTCTCCTCGACTACCTGTGTCGGTTTGCGGTACGGGTACTAATTACCTGAAGTTTAGAGGTTTTTCTTGGAAGCCCTTAGGCGCACTATCTCTTTGTCCGAAGACTCCGAGTACTATCGTATTTCCCCAAGCCGCGTGGATTTGCCTGCGCAGCTTATAGGTAGGTACTTCAACGAACTATTCCGTCAGTTCGCGGCGCTTTCATCACTCCGTCACCCCATCACAGTAATCAGTAGTACGGGAATATTAACCCGTTGTCCATCGACTGTCCCTTTCGGGTTCGCCTTAGGTCCCGACTAACCCACAGCTGATTAGCATAGCTGTGGAAACCTTAGTCTTTCGGTGTGCGGGTTTCTCGCCCGCATTATCGTTACTTATGCCTACATTTTCTTTTCTAACCAGTCCAGCATACCTTACGATACACCTTCAACCCTGTTAGAATGCTCCCCTACCACTTAGAGTAAACTCTAAATCCATAGCTTCGGTAATATGTTTATGCCCGATTATTATCCATGCTCGTCCGCTCGACTAGTGAGCTGTTACGCACTCTTTAAATGAATGGCTGCTTCCAAGCCAACATCCTAGCTGTCTGGGCAGACAAACCTCGTTCTTTCAACTTAACATATATTTGGGGACCTTAGCTGATGGTCTGGGTTCTTTCCCTCTCGGACTTGGACCTTAGCACCCAAGCCCTCACTGCACGGAAACATTATATAGCATTCGGAGTTTGTCAGGAATTGGTAGGCGGTGAAGCCCCCGCATCCAATCAGTAGCTCTACCTCTATATAACTTTGCGCCGTGCGCTGCACCTAAATGCATTTCGGGGAGTACGAGCTATTTCCGAGTTTGATTGGCCTTTCACCCCTACCCACAGGTCATCCGAAGACTTTTCAACGTCAACCGGTTCGGACCTCCACACTGTGTTACCAGCGCTTCATCCTGCCCATGGGTAGATCACACGGTTTCGCGTCTAACACTACTGACTAAAGCGCCCTATTCAGACTCGCTTTCGCTACGGATCCGTGGCTTAACCACTTATCCTTGCCAGCAACGTTAACTCGTAGGCTCATTATGCAAAAGGCACGCCGTCACCCCACAAAAGGGCTCCGACCGCTTGTAAGCGTATGGTTTCAGGATCTATTTCACTCCGTTATTCACGGTTCTTTTCACCTTTCCCTCACGGTACTGGTTCACTATCGGTCTCTCAGGAGTATTTAGCCTTAGCGGATGGTCCCGCCAAATTCAGACAGGGTTTCACGTGCCCCGCCCTACTCAGGATACCACTATCAATATCTTCTATTACTTATACAGGGCTATCACCTTCTTTGGCTCTACTTTCCAGTAGATTCTAATTCTATCCGCATTAAATCTCGTGGTCCTACAACCCCAACATTGCCGTAACAACATTGGTTTGGGCTAATCCGCGTTCGCTCGCCACTACTTACGGAATCACTTTTGTTTTCTTCTCCTCCGCCTACTTAGATGTTTCAGTTCAGCGGGTTTGCCCACCTATCGGTGTACTATGTCTTCAACATAGTGGGTTGCCCCATTCAGGTATTTACGGATCATATCGTGTGTGCCAATCCCCGTAACTTTTCGCAGCTTATCACGCCTTTCATCGCCTCTGAGAGCCAAGGCATCCCCCATACGCCCTTATTTTGCTTATTGTACCAATCGTAAAATCAATTACGACCGTTTTTTTTCGTTTTCTCTAATAAATTAGAAAAAACTGCTTTCTACTTTTTATTATTTCTTATCTCAATATGTCAATGAACTTTTATCCTTTCGGATCTGTGGAGAATAACGGAGTCGAACCGTTGACCTCCTGCGTGCAAGGCAGGCGCTCTAGCCAGCTGAGCTAATCCCCCAATTTTTTGAGTTATTAGTTGTTAGTAATTAGTTATTAGTCTAACTCTTAACTTCTCAACTCTAGAATTTCCTTTTTTTTAAAGGTGAAAATAGTTGTCTCGGACAGACTCGAACTGTCGACCCCTACATTATCAGTGTAGTACTCTAACCAGCTGAGCTACGAGACACTCTTCATTCTTATTTTTGCGCTTTTTTTAATTTTACGCATGTTTTTTAAATTAACAGCAAGAGTAATATAATCTTTGTTTTTGTAACCAATAGTTCTTTTCGTCTTCTTTCCTCAGCGTGTATTGCTACTAACACTAAGGCTCTAGAAAGGAGGTGTTCCAGCCGCACCTTCCGGTACGGCTACCTTGTTACGACTTAGCCCTAGTTACCAGTTTTACCCTAGGCAGCTCCTTGCGGTCACCGACTTCAGGCACCCCCAGCTTCCATGGCTTGACGGGCGGTGTGTACAAGGCCCGGGAACGTATTCACCGGATCATGGCTGATATCCGATTACTAGCGATTCCAGCTTCACGGAGTCGAGTTGCAGACTCCGATCCGAACTGTGACCGGTTTTGTAGATTCGCTCCTGGTCACCCAGTGGCTGCTCTCTGTACCGGCCATTGTAGCACGTGTGTAGCCCAAGGCGTAAGGGCCGTGATGATTTGACGTCATCCCCACCTTCCTCACAGTTTGCACTGGCAGTCTCGTTAGAGTTCCCGACATGACTCGCTGGCAACTAACAACAGGGGTTGCGCTCGTTATAGGACTTAACCTGACACCTCACGGCACGAGCTGACGACAACCAT carries:
- a CDS encoding PH domain-containing protein, whose translation is MEEDFGKPQRQSIVGIFVMFIYSIQGYAKAFWPLLVICILKFNEFDKLNVLIGVLIVLAFFSIMGIISYLRYLNFTFYIDHENNEFIITEGILNKTITTIQLYKIQQVNINQSLIQRLVGVYELVVDTAGSNKKEGSIKAISHALALDLKTRLLENESKKALVFHDDITASDEISIEKRSDVEIPFIRISFLSLLKIGITSNYVKSFFVLLAFFISLYDHIKQITGRDVLNDQNIEDYVDRSQIATAFLTLFIVFFLTVIVINLVRTIFTYFDYKIARQKGSLLLSYGLLNTKSTIIKPEKVQITSVTQNFFQKKMNVLQLKIKQATGGEKEGNKQLIEIPGCNELEKEGILKLLFKKIPEKGVMLKPNFRKLGFSVFLTIGLPLLGFYFIRDFIMEQLPMSDYLVLLYVIFVGIIQFYIFKNNRLYINNDFIILQSGAWDVTNKIILPSKIQAITTSQLFWHKNINIGSLTLHTAGGNISFQLGNFTAIKQYVNLWLYEMETSDSNWM
- a CDS encoding PH domain-containing protein, producing the protein MEDFTNETIDTTQLPKYEEVEFSVLHPNYWKVILISLSVFFLITGIGLGLALYFNEELAVFITELSIAYVVLLLIVLFFCRLGFKKKGFAFRNHDVLFRHGIIATNTLVIPYNRVQHVALHEGLLSRFFGLAKIEIFTAGGSSSDIEIPGIAKEQAENIKQLLMGKIQKQL
- a CDS encoding 1,4-dihydroxy-2-naphthoyl-CoA synthase; this encodes MDWITAKEFEDITYKKCNGVARIAFNRPDVRNAFRPKTTSELYQAFYDAQEDTSIGVVLLSAEGPSSKDGVYSFCSGGDQNARGHQGYVGDDGQHRLNILEVQRLIRFMPKVVIAVVPGWAVGGGHSLHVVCDMTLASKEHAIFKQTDADVTSFDGGYGSAYLAKMVGQKKAREIFFLGRNYSAQEAFEMGMVNAVIPHAELEDTAYQWAQEVLGKSPMAIKMLKFAMNLTDDGMVGQQVFAGEATRLAYMTEEAKEGRNAFLEKRKPNFEKKWLP